The following coding sequences are from one Salvia hispanica cultivar TCC Black 2014 chromosome 3, UniMelb_Shisp_WGS_1.0, whole genome shotgun sequence window:
- the LOC125213284 gene encoding protein ENHANCED DISEASE RESISTANCE 2-like isoform X2, with protein MSNPKVVYEGWMVRYGRRKIGRSFIHMRYFVLESRLLAYYKKKPQDNVVPTKTLLIDGNCRVEDRGLKTHNGHMVYVLSIYNKKEKYNRITMAAFNIQEALIWKEKIESVIDQHQESQATNGNKYISFEYKSGVDNGRNASSSEHDSQYSAAEDEDGSHRSLLRRTTIGNGPPESVYDWTKEFDSDLVNQNSNNQAFSRKHWRLLQCQNGLRIFEELDEVDILPKSCSRAMKAVGVVEATCEEIFELIMGMDTTRCEWDCSFQYGSLVEEVDGHTAILYHRLQLDWFPLFVWPRDLCYVRYWRRNDDGSYVVLFRSREHENCGPQPGFVRAHVESGGYNISPLKPRNGRPRTQVQHLMQIDLKGWGVGYVSSFQQHCLLQMLNSVAGLREYYSQTDDRPVAPRIPVMVNMTSVSSSSKRSKKLQSSSAHHRSPSLDQIHAANRNSVLLDEYSDDDEDLQADQEAMPSAFEIEDKRTGYEEESTDQIDLSIFSGNLRRDDHDKARNCWTLSNGNNFRVRSKRFCYDKSKIPAGKHLMDLVAVDWFKDKKRMDHVARRPGCAAKVASDKGLFSIVFNLQVPGSTHYSMVFYFVAKELVPGSLVQRFVDGDDEFRNSRLKLIPSVPKGSWIVRQSVGSTPCLLGKAVDCNYIRGPKYLEVDIDIGSSTVANGVLGLVVGVITTLVVDMAFLIQANSTDELPERLIGAVRVSHIELSSAIVPVLETDPSDSLKSENLET; from the exons ATGTCAAACCCGAAGGTGGTTTATGAAGGATGGATGGTGAGATATGGGCGTCGGAAGATTGGAAGATCATTTATTCACATGCGATATTTTGTGCTTGAGTCTAGGTTGTTGGCGTATTACAAGAAGAAGCCCCAAGACAATGtg GTGCCTACCAAGACGCTTCTTATAGATGGCAACTGTAGGGTGGAGGACCGAGGACTGAAGACTCATAATGGACAT ATGGTGTACGTTCTGTCTATTTACAacaagaaagagaaatataatCGAATTACG ATGGCAGCTTTCAACATTCAGGAGGCACTCatttggaaagagaaaattgaaTCTGTTATTGATCAG CATCAAGAATCTCAAGCTACTAATGGTAACAAATACATTTCTTTCGAATATAAATCGGGTGTAGATAATGGGAGGAATGCTTCATCATCAGAGCATGATAGTCA GTATAGTGCtgcagaagatgaagatggtTCTCATCGAAGTTTGTTACGTAGAACAACGATAGGAAATG GCCCCCCGGAGTCTGTTTATGACTGGACAAAGGAATTTGATTCTGATTTGgttaatcaaaattcaaacaaccAAGCATTTTCCAGAAAGCATTGGCGCCTTCTCCAGTGCCAAAACG GTCTTCGGATTTTCGAGGAGCTTGATGAAGTGGATATTCTT CCAAAGAGCTGCAGTAGAGCAATGAAAGCTGTTGGGGTGGTGGAAGCAACCTGTGAAGAAATATTTGAACTAATAATGGGCATGGATACGACACGATGCGA GTGGGATTGCAGTTTCCAGTATGGTAGCTTAGTGGAAGAAGTAGATGGACATACAGCTATACTTTACCACAGGCTTCAGTTAGACTGGTTCCCACT GTTTGTGTGGCCTCGTGACCTCTGCTATGTACGCTATTGGCGTCGGAATGATGATGGGAGCTATG TTGTGCTATTCCGTTCTAGGGAGCATGAGAATTGTGGTCCTCAACCTGGATTTGTGCGAGCTCATGTTGAAA GTGGAGGGTACAATATTTCACCTCTGAAACCCCGTAATGGGAGGCCCAGGACACAGGTCCAGCATCTTATGCAAATTGATCTAAAAGGCTGGGGAGTGGGTTATGTATCATCATTTCAGCAGCATTGTCTCCTTCAAATGTTAAATAGTGTTGCTG GGTTGCGAGAATATTACTCTCAAACTGATGACAGACCCGTGGCTCCTCGCATTCCTGTTATGGTTAATATGACATCAGTATCCAGCTCTTCAAAGAGAAGTAAGAAACTACAGTCATCTTCTGCTCATCATCGCAGTCCTTCACTTGATCAAATACATGCAGCAAACAGAAATTCTGTTTTACTGGATGAATActctgatgatgatgaagatctTCAGGCTGATCAAGAG GCTATGCCGTCTGCCTTTGAGATTGAAGACAAAAGAACTG GATATGAAGAAGAGTCCACAGACCAAATAGATTTGTCCATATTCTCCGGTAACCTTCGACGTGATGATCATGACAAGGCTCGTAACTGTTGGACATTGTCTAATGGAAACAACTTCAGAGTTCGTAGCAAGCGGTTCTGTTATGACAAATCAAAA ATTCCTGCAGGAAAACATCTTATGGATCTAGTTGCTGTAGATTGgtttaaagataaaaaaagaatggaTCATGTAGCTAGACGCCCAGGTTGTGCAGCTAAG GTTGCTTCAGATAAAGGACTTTTCTCTATTGTGTTTAATCTTCAA GTACCTGGATCGACACATTATAGCatggtattttattttgtggcCAAGGAACTAGTACCGGGATCTCTTGTGCAGAGGTTTGTTGATGGAGATGATGAGTTCCGCAATAGCAGACTGAAGCTTATTCCTTCAGTACCTAAG GGTTCTTGGATTGTACGCCAGAGTGTCGGCAGCACTCCTTGTTTACTAGGGAAAGCAGTTGATTGCAACTATATCCGCGGTCCGAAGTACTTGGAA GTTGATATTGATATTGGTTCCTCCACTGTGGCAAATGGAGTCCTGGGCCTTGTGGTTGGCGTTATTACGACACTTGTGGTTGACATGGCTTTTCTTATACAG GCCAACAGTACAGATGAGTTGCCGGAGCGGCTGATAGGTGCCGTGAGAGTCTCTCATATAGAATTATCATCAGCTATTGTACCGGTGCTGGAGACTGATCCTTCAGATTCTCTGAAAAGTGAAAACTTGGAAACATAA
- the LOC125213284 gene encoding protein ENHANCED DISEASE RESISTANCE 2-like isoform X1 encodes MSNPKVVYEGWMVRYGRRKIGRSFIHMRYFVLESRLLAYYKKKPQDNVVPTKTLLIDGNCRVEDRGLKTHNGHMVYVLSIYNKKEKYNRITMAAFNIQEALIWKEKIESVIDQHQESQATNGNKYISFEYKSGVDNGRNASSSEHDSQYSAAEDEDGSHRSLLRRTTIGNAGPPESVYDWTKEFDSDLVNQNSNNQAFSRKHWRLLQCQNGLRIFEELDEVDILPKSCSRAMKAVGVVEATCEEIFELIMGMDTTRCEWDCSFQYGSLVEEVDGHTAILYHRLQLDWFPLFVWPRDLCYVRYWRRNDDGSYVVLFRSREHENCGPQPGFVRAHVESGGYNISPLKPRNGRPRTQVQHLMQIDLKGWGVGYVSSFQQHCLLQMLNSVAGLREYYSQTDDRPVAPRIPVMVNMTSVSSSSKRSKKLQSSSAHHRSPSLDQIHAANRNSVLLDEYSDDDEDLQADQEAMPSAFEIEDKRTGYEEESTDQIDLSIFSGNLRRDDHDKARNCWTLSNGNNFRVRSKRFCYDKSKIPAGKHLMDLVAVDWFKDKKRMDHVARRPGCAAKVASDKGLFSIVFNLQVPGSTHYSMVFYFVAKELVPGSLVQRFVDGDDEFRNSRLKLIPSVPKGSWIVRQSVGSTPCLLGKAVDCNYIRGPKYLEVDIDIGSSTVANGVLGLVVGVITTLVVDMAFLIQANSTDELPERLIGAVRVSHIELSSAIVPVLETDPSDSLKSENLET; translated from the exons ATGTCAAACCCGAAGGTGGTTTATGAAGGATGGATGGTGAGATATGGGCGTCGGAAGATTGGAAGATCATTTATTCACATGCGATATTTTGTGCTTGAGTCTAGGTTGTTGGCGTATTACAAGAAGAAGCCCCAAGACAATGtg GTGCCTACCAAGACGCTTCTTATAGATGGCAACTGTAGGGTGGAGGACCGAGGACTGAAGACTCATAATGGACAT ATGGTGTACGTTCTGTCTATTTACAacaagaaagagaaatataatCGAATTACG ATGGCAGCTTTCAACATTCAGGAGGCACTCatttggaaagagaaaattgaaTCTGTTATTGATCAG CATCAAGAATCTCAAGCTACTAATGGTAACAAATACATTTCTTTCGAATATAAATCGGGTGTAGATAATGGGAGGAATGCTTCATCATCAGAGCATGATAGTCA GTATAGTGCtgcagaagatgaagatggtTCTCATCGAAGTTTGTTACGTAGAACAACGATAGGAAATG CAGGCCCCCCGGAGTCTGTTTATGACTGGACAAAGGAATTTGATTCTGATTTGgttaatcaaaattcaaacaaccAAGCATTTTCCAGAAAGCATTGGCGCCTTCTCCAGTGCCAAAACG GTCTTCGGATTTTCGAGGAGCTTGATGAAGTGGATATTCTT CCAAAGAGCTGCAGTAGAGCAATGAAAGCTGTTGGGGTGGTGGAAGCAACCTGTGAAGAAATATTTGAACTAATAATGGGCATGGATACGACACGATGCGA GTGGGATTGCAGTTTCCAGTATGGTAGCTTAGTGGAAGAAGTAGATGGACATACAGCTATACTTTACCACAGGCTTCAGTTAGACTGGTTCCCACT GTTTGTGTGGCCTCGTGACCTCTGCTATGTACGCTATTGGCGTCGGAATGATGATGGGAGCTATG TTGTGCTATTCCGTTCTAGGGAGCATGAGAATTGTGGTCCTCAACCTGGATTTGTGCGAGCTCATGTTGAAA GTGGAGGGTACAATATTTCACCTCTGAAACCCCGTAATGGGAGGCCCAGGACACAGGTCCAGCATCTTATGCAAATTGATCTAAAAGGCTGGGGAGTGGGTTATGTATCATCATTTCAGCAGCATTGTCTCCTTCAAATGTTAAATAGTGTTGCTG GGTTGCGAGAATATTACTCTCAAACTGATGACAGACCCGTGGCTCCTCGCATTCCTGTTATGGTTAATATGACATCAGTATCCAGCTCTTCAAAGAGAAGTAAGAAACTACAGTCATCTTCTGCTCATCATCGCAGTCCTTCACTTGATCAAATACATGCAGCAAACAGAAATTCTGTTTTACTGGATGAATActctgatgatgatgaagatctTCAGGCTGATCAAGAG GCTATGCCGTCTGCCTTTGAGATTGAAGACAAAAGAACTG GATATGAAGAAGAGTCCACAGACCAAATAGATTTGTCCATATTCTCCGGTAACCTTCGACGTGATGATCATGACAAGGCTCGTAACTGTTGGACATTGTCTAATGGAAACAACTTCAGAGTTCGTAGCAAGCGGTTCTGTTATGACAAATCAAAA ATTCCTGCAGGAAAACATCTTATGGATCTAGTTGCTGTAGATTGgtttaaagataaaaaaagaatggaTCATGTAGCTAGACGCCCAGGTTGTGCAGCTAAG GTTGCTTCAGATAAAGGACTTTTCTCTATTGTGTTTAATCTTCAA GTACCTGGATCGACACATTATAGCatggtattttattttgtggcCAAGGAACTAGTACCGGGATCTCTTGTGCAGAGGTTTGTTGATGGAGATGATGAGTTCCGCAATAGCAGACTGAAGCTTATTCCTTCAGTACCTAAG GGTTCTTGGATTGTACGCCAGAGTGTCGGCAGCACTCCTTGTTTACTAGGGAAAGCAGTTGATTGCAACTATATCCGCGGTCCGAAGTACTTGGAA GTTGATATTGATATTGGTTCCTCCACTGTGGCAAATGGAGTCCTGGGCCTTGTGGTTGGCGTTATTACGACACTTGTGGTTGACATGGCTTTTCTTATACAG GCCAACAGTACAGATGAGTTGCCGGAGCGGCTGATAGGTGCCGTGAGAGTCTCTCATATAGAATTATCATCAGCTATTGTACCGGTGCTGGAGACTGATCCTTCAGATTCTCTGAAAAGTGAAAACTTGGAAACATAA
- the LOC125213286 gene encoding ATP synthase mitochondrial F1 complex assembly factor 1-like, which produces MMHHFMSKASRRILYSVGALYGNAPCSSMATKHYFSVVPTLQRNFESMQPTPRNFWNWGSQEFCRRLSFATGFAPLKKKPLETILDVERAKTKSAEELADIWDDFHLGRGHIGISMKAKLYHLLEQRASDCRYFVIPVWKGSGYTTMFVQVEMPHMLFTGLEDYKARGTQAAPYMTASYYREFAESKDLVLVRGDIVFTSKLSDEEAKWLMEAAHSFYLNDVRYKLVERFNKQTREFEFKDVLQALEMPIL; this is translated from the exons ATGATGCATCACTTCATGTCCAAGGCTTCGAGGAGGATATTGTATTCGGTTGGAGCTCTATATGGAAATGCCCCATGTTCTTCCATGGCCACAAAACATTATTTTAGTGTAGTACCAACTCTGCAAAGGAATTTTGAGAGTATGCAACCAACACCCAGAAATTTCTGGAACTGGGGATCACAGGAGTTCTGCAGGAGATTGAGCTTTGCGACTGGGTTTGCACCCTTGAAGAAAAAGCCTTTGGAGACAATCCTTGATGTTGAAAGGGCTAAGACTAAATCAGCTGAAGAACTCGCTGACATTTGGGATGAT TTTCATTTGGGTAGGGGTCATATTGGTATATCAATGAAAGCAAAATTGTACCATCTGTTGGAACAAAGAGCTTCAGATTG CCGATATTTTGTGATTCCAGTGTGGAAAGGAAGTGGGTACACCACAATGTTTGTGCAAG TTGAGATGCCACACATGCTTTTCACTGGTCTTGAAGATTATAAAGCAAGAGGAACCCAAGCTGCTCCATACATGACAGCGTCGTATTACAGAGAATTTGCAGAAAGCAAGGACTTAGTGCTTGTTCGTGGCGACATTGTCTTCACTAGCAAGCTGAGTGATGAAGAAGCAAAGTGGCTCATGGAGGCTGCACATTCGTTCTACCTGAATGATGTCAGGTATAAACTGGTCGAGCGTTTCAACAAACAAACTCGCGAATTCGAGTTCAAGGATGTTTTGCAAGCCTTAGAGATGCCGATACTGTAG
- the LOC125215707 gene encoding cell division cycle 20.1, cofactor of APC complex-like isoform X2, with translation MDFDYARYMLTGAAVKNESADPCSSKSSLYRKHLAEILNINRSRILAFKNKAPQSSKHTSNSSSSPIRHRKLTKQKRRIHKFPERILDAPDIIDDFYLDLLDWSSGDVIAIALKNDVYLWSASDGSTVELLSASDEIGPVTSVRWAADGRHLAVGFTNSHVQIWDTSAMRKLRTLQGGHHLRVSSLDWNKDILTSAGMDGLIINNDVRVQSHIVSTYRGHNDEVCGLRWCPSGGQLASGGNDNLVHIWSLSSNQWIHRFEEHSAAVKALSWSPFQSGLLATGGGLGDERIRFWNTNTGACLNSVETGSQVCSLLWSSHERELLSAHGFSSNQLTLWRYPSMVKMVELEGHTSRVLSMAKSPDGYKVASIAGDETLRIWNGVFATPPKGKSAEERRREPFPNIPRIR, from the exons ATGGATTTCGATTACGCTCGCTACATGCTCACAGGCGCCGCGGTGAAAAACGAAAGCGCCGATCCCTGTTCTTCAAAGTCATCTCTCTACAGGAAGCATCTCGCTGAAATCTTGAACATCAACAGATCGAGGATTCTGGCTTTCAAGAACAAAGCGCCGCAATCTTCAAAGCACACTTccaattcttcttcttcccctaTCCGCCATAGAAAATTAACAAAGCAGAAACGACGAATTCACAAG TTTCCAGAGAGGATCTTGGATGCTCCTGACATCATCGATGATTTCTACCTTGATTTATTGGATTGGAGCAGCGGCGACGTCATTGCTATCGCATTGAAAAATGATGTCTACCTGTGGTCCGCCTCCGATGGTTCCACCGTTGAGCTTCTCTCTGCCTCCGATGAAATCGGGCCAGTGACGAGCGTCAGATGGGCTGCAGATGGGAGGCATCTCGCAGTTGGCTTCACTAATTCCCATGTCCAAATCTGGGATACTTCGGCTATGCGAAAG CTGAGGACACTTCAAGGAGGGCATCATCTAAGGGTGAGTTCCCTTGATTGGAACAAAGACATCCTAACAAGCGCAGGAATGGACGGTTTGATCATAAACAACGACGTGAGAGTGCAATCGCACATTGTGAGCACGTACCGTGGGCACAACGATGAGGTGTGTGGTCTGAGATGGTGCCCCTCGGGAGGCCAGTTAGCGAGTGGGGGGAACGACAACCTAGTCCACATATGGTCCCTCTCTTCCAATCAATGGATCCATCGCTTCGAGGAGCACTCTGCTGCAGTCAAGGCCCTTTCCTGGTCCCCTTTCCAGAGTGGCCTCCTCGCAACTGGTGGGGGGCTTGGAGACGAGCGCATCAGGTTCTGGAACACCAACACCGGGGCGTGTCTTAACTCAGTCGAGACTGGATCGCAGGTCTGCTCACTGCTGTGGAGCTCGCACGAGAGGGAGCTTCTCAGCGCGCACGGCTTCAGTAGCAACCAGCTCACTCTTTGGAGGTACCCTTCCATGGTTAAGATGGTTGAGCTTGAAGGCCATACTTCTAGAGTGCTTAGCATGGCCAAG AGCCCGGACGGATATAAAGTAGCATCAATTGCTGGTGATGAGACGCTGAGGATCTGGAATGGAGTTTTCGCGACTCCTCCAAAGGGGAAGAGCGCGGAGGAGAGGAGGCGGGAGCCCTTTCCGAACATACCTCGTATCAGATAG
- the LOC125215708 gene encoding MOB kinase activator-like 1A, giving the protein MSLFGIGRNQRTFRPKKSAPSGSKGAQLRQHIDATLGSGNLREAVRLPPGEDFNEWLAVNTVDFFNQVNLLYGTLTEFCTPENCPTMTAGPKYEYRWADGVTIKKPIEVSAPKYVEYLMDWIETQLDDESLFPQRLGAPFPTNFRDVVKTIFKRLFRVYAHIYHSHFQKIVSLKEEAHLNTCFKHFILFTYEFSLIDKKELAPLQDLIESIVPY; this is encoded by the exons ATGAGTCTCTTTGGCATTGGCAG GAATCAAAGGACATTCCGGCCTAAGAAAAGTGCCCCATCAGGCAGTAAG GGTGCACAGCTTAGACAGCATATTGATGCCACTTTAGGTAGTGGGAACTTGCGAGAAGCTGTAAGGTTACCTCCCGGTGAAGATTTTAATGAATGGCTGGCTGTTAACa CTGTAGACTTCTTCAACCAGGTGAATCTTCTCTATGGCACCCTCACAGAGTTCTGTACACCAGAAAACTGCCCTACAATGACTGCTGGCCCTAA GTACGAGTATAGATGGGCGGATGGTGTAACAATTAAAAAACCTATTGAAGTTTCGGCACCTAAATATGTCGAGTATTTGATGGACTGGATTGAGACACAGTTGGATGATGAGTCCTTATTTCCTCAAAGGCTTG GTGCACCGTTTCCTACTAATTTCAGGGACGTTGTGAAGACCATATTCAAACGGCTATTCCGCGTATATGCTCATATATACCATTCACATTTTCAGAAGATTGTGAGTCTTAAGGAGGAAGCCCATCTAAATACTTGCTTCAAgcattttatactttttacATAT GAATTTTCGCTGATAGACAAGAAGGAACTCGCTCCATTACAAGATCTCATTGAATCGATTGTCCCATATTAA
- the LOC125213287 gene encoding myb family transcription factor PHL11-like: protein MDRMYTGRGVLLTRDPKPRLRWTADLHDRFVDAVTKLGGPDKATPKSVLRVMGLKGLTLYHLKSHLQKYRLGQQHSKQHNTDNFENPVIASTSTNSLSMNSEQGEIPHVEAVRCQIEVQKTLEEQLEVQKRLQMRIEAQGKYLQAILERAQRSLSANTNHSDSLESTKPQLTDFNLALSSFMHTVNGDSGNGDIIKDTKDVKIKLEGPSIQFDLNSRSGYDFIGITG, encoded by the exons ATGGATAGAATGTATACCGGCAGAGGCGTGCTTCTGACGAGAGACCCAAAGCCGCGGCTGAGGTGGACTGCTGATTTGCATGATCGTTTTGTCGATGCTGTCACCAAGCTTGGTGGCCCTGATA AAGCTACTCCAAAATCAGTTCTGAGGGTGATGGGTCTCAAGGGACTCACATTGTATCACTTAAAGAGCCATTTACAG AAGTATAGGCTTGGACAGCAGCATTCCAAACAACATAACACAGACAACTTTG AAAATCCCGTCATTGCAAGTACAAGCACTAATTCATTGAGCATGAACAGTGAACAAGG aGAAATCCCCCATGTTGAAGCAGTTAGGTGCCAGATTGAGGTGCAGAAAACACTAGAAGAACAGCTTGAG GTGCAGAAGAGATTGCAGATGAGAATAGAAGCACAAGGGAAGTACTTGCAAGCCATACTAGAAAGAGCTCAGCGGAGCCTTTCTGCTAACACGAATCACTCTGATAGCCTAGAATCAACAAAACCTCAGCTAACGGACTTCAACTTGGCCCTATCAAGCTTCATGCACACGGTGAATGGAGACAGTGGGAACGGAGATATCATCAAGGATACAAAAGACGTAAAGATCAAGCTTGAAGGGCCTTCCATTCAGTTTGATCTCAACTCCAGAAGTGGCTACGACTTCATTGGCATCACTGGATAA
- the LOC125215707 gene encoding cell division cycle 20.1, cofactor of APC complex-like isoform X1 — protein MLRKNKSSENLDRFIPNRSAMDFDYARYMLTGAAVKNESADPCSSKSSLYRKHLAEILNINRSRILAFKNKAPQSSKHTSNSSSSPIRHRKLTKQKRRIHKFPERILDAPDIIDDFYLDLLDWSSGDVIAIALKNDVYLWSASDGSTVELLSASDEIGPVTSVRWAADGRHLAVGFTNSHVQIWDTSAMRKLRTLQGGHHLRVSSLDWNKDILTSAGMDGLIINNDVRVQSHIVSTYRGHNDEVCGLRWCPSGGQLASGGNDNLVHIWSLSSNQWIHRFEEHSAAVKALSWSPFQSGLLATGGGLGDERIRFWNTNTGACLNSVETGSQVCSLLWSSHERELLSAHGFSSNQLTLWRYPSMVKMVELEGHTSRVLSMAKSPDGYKVASIAGDETLRIWNGVFATPPKGKSAEERRREPFPNIPRIR, from the exons atgCTTCGCAAGAACAAATCCAGCGAAAAC TTGGACAGATTCATTCCAAATCGATCGGCCATGGATTTCGATTACGCTCGCTACATGCTCACAGGCGCCGCGGTGAAAAACGAAAGCGCCGATCCCTGTTCTTCAAAGTCATCTCTCTACAGGAAGCATCTCGCTGAAATCTTGAACATCAACAGATCGAGGATTCTGGCTTTCAAGAACAAAGCGCCGCAATCTTCAAAGCACACTTccaattcttcttcttcccctaTCCGCCATAGAAAATTAACAAAGCAGAAACGACGAATTCACAAG TTTCCAGAGAGGATCTTGGATGCTCCTGACATCATCGATGATTTCTACCTTGATTTATTGGATTGGAGCAGCGGCGACGTCATTGCTATCGCATTGAAAAATGATGTCTACCTGTGGTCCGCCTCCGATGGTTCCACCGTTGAGCTTCTCTCTGCCTCCGATGAAATCGGGCCAGTGACGAGCGTCAGATGGGCTGCAGATGGGAGGCATCTCGCAGTTGGCTTCACTAATTCCCATGTCCAAATCTGGGATACTTCGGCTATGCGAAAG CTGAGGACACTTCAAGGAGGGCATCATCTAAGGGTGAGTTCCCTTGATTGGAACAAAGACATCCTAACAAGCGCAGGAATGGACGGTTTGATCATAAACAACGACGTGAGAGTGCAATCGCACATTGTGAGCACGTACCGTGGGCACAACGATGAGGTGTGTGGTCTGAGATGGTGCCCCTCGGGAGGCCAGTTAGCGAGTGGGGGGAACGACAACCTAGTCCACATATGGTCCCTCTCTTCCAATCAATGGATCCATCGCTTCGAGGAGCACTCTGCTGCAGTCAAGGCCCTTTCCTGGTCCCCTTTCCAGAGTGGCCTCCTCGCAACTGGTGGGGGGCTTGGAGACGAGCGCATCAGGTTCTGGAACACCAACACCGGGGCGTGTCTTAACTCAGTCGAGACTGGATCGCAGGTCTGCTCACTGCTGTGGAGCTCGCACGAGAGGGAGCTTCTCAGCGCGCACGGCTTCAGTAGCAACCAGCTCACTCTTTGGAGGTACCCTTCCATGGTTAAGATGGTTGAGCTTGAAGGCCATACTTCTAGAGTGCTTAGCATGGCCAAG AGCCCGGACGGATATAAAGTAGCATCAATTGCTGGTGATGAGACGCTGAGGATCTGGAATGGAGTTTTCGCGACTCCTCCAAAGGGGAAGAGCGCGGAGGAGAGGAGGCGGGAGCCCTTTCCGAACATACCTCGTATCAGATAG